GAACATATCATGGAAATGAATGGTGCTATAGTCTCGGGATTTCACATGTTGCAGCCTTTCTATGAAGATGGAACTTCCTTTTCTGATAAATTGAAACCAGCTCTTTTACAAATTACAGGATGGAAAGAAAAGAACAGTTCCATGCCAATTCATGCGGAACTTGGCCACTTTGCATCTGTTGATATTGAGGTTGAAGTATTTACTCATCTTGCCCGCATTGTCGACAGCATCGGAATGAACGAAGACGAACTCGCAGATCTTGTAGCAACGATTGATTCCCCGGTTCCCGGTGTCCGGGAAATGAACATGAAAGCCCTTCTGGAAGCTGCATGCAGGTGCATGGATGTTTCCGAAAAACTTCCAACATTGATTATTCATACACGAGATCTTGTTTTTTCCGTATCAAGGGATGAGAAGCAGGTATTCTCATGTATTGAATCACTCGATTTCGGGATAAAAACGGCTGCTGCATTTGCCTCTTCCGGAAAGCTTGAATCGCGAGAGTTTGTGGAAAAAGCTTCTGCATCTCTGGAACGGAGTGAGTATGGGGTTAAGGAAATACGCGAGATTACCACTCTTATTGGTGGCGTAAAGGAGTCTGCAGGCATCCGTGGTACCTATGATGCTTATGAAGTCTGTGCAATTCCAACATTGATAGCTGAAAAACCGGTAGTTACGGTTGGACTTGGGGATACTTTTTCTGCGGCTTCGTTTTTGCGTTTTCTGGAATTGAACAACTAAAACCTAAAAACATTTCGTGTAAGAAGGCTT
The DNA window shown above is from Methanohalophilus levihalophilus and carries:
- a CDS encoding ADP-dependent glucokinase/phosphofructokinase, with the translated sequence MKVLCGYNANIDAVYPISGAEVEILLASADTKLVEEKIQNPPGVIHELEDLLAGLIFYMKSGHGGEWFVHSPEVLNLLRERFLPDSHIRMGGNMAIMSNVFAALGVDHIVPNIVILPESQKNLFAKHSILFPENGDYQSNPENEPIHFVFDFKKGDSFSFNGKRIEVPRENRFIATFDDVNAELEISPFFHEYSDEHIMEMNGAIVSGFHMLQPFYEDGTSFSDKLKPALLQITGWKEKNSSMPIHAELGHFASVDIEVEVFTHLARIVDSIGMNEDELADLVATIDSPVPGVREMNMKALLEAACRCMDVSEKLPTLIIHTRDLVFSVSRDEKQVFSCIESLDFGIKTAAAFASSGKLESREFVEKASASLERSEYGVKEIREITTLIGGVKESAGIRGTYDAYEVCAIPTLIAEKPVVTVGLGDTFSAASFLRFLELNN